TTTAGATAGATGTTAAACTGGCTGCTCCCCGtttgtttttaactttttgtctGTAAGACAGTTACTGTGTTACTCTCCTTATAAGATGCGCACTGTCCTTCATTTACTTAAGGCTAGTTTCCTTACACATACTAATATGTGATTTTTAGTTTCTCTTGAAACTTAGGCTCTTTATCTCTTGTGCAGCTATTGAATCATATAGAGATGATCAACCTGATTATTTCCCGGGAGAGCTGATTGATTCATGGTTTGCGTTTTTGGGTCTTGGGTTGTACCATTGCTACAAGATTATGTTTGACCAATCTTCTTGCGTTGATGCTGCTTTCCGTGACATGATCCTAGTCGTAAAATCTGATTTGGGATCCGATTTTGTGAATACGTCATTTAACTTGGAGGGTATAAGGGATTCCTTGACTGTAAATTTGAAGTACATAGGAGTTATCCATCTTAGTCGTGAGCAGGTAATTTATTGGTTATCTCTTCACTCAAATGTGAGAATACCTACTTTTATGTTGTCCAAATAAACATTTACTGGGTTGTTCCttccctttatttatttatttccttttgTTGCTTGTTGTCCAGGTTACTATGGCGAAAAGGTTTCAGACCACTGTCCTTAGTGTGCTTATTCACCACGATGTTGCCAAACTCAACAATATATCAGATTGTCTGCCCAAAGAACTACCTTCTACAGAAGTTGTGTATCTACTCCTACCTTTGATTGCAGGGAAAGTTGATTGGCCTTGCATCAAGTCAGCAGTCTTTTCTGCAGGTACTGTTGGATCTCAGGATACCATGTCCTGCTGTTGTCGCATTGGAGTTGCTCGTTTCGTACAAACAATAGATGGTCATATGTGCAGTTGCCAGCTTCAAAACTCTCTGGTTTACACACCTCACAATCACCATTTTTATTGTGTCACCGGAATCCTTAATGACTTGAATGCGAATTCACACTTAAAGTTGAAATGTGGAGATGTTCTTACCTACAAAAATTACTACAAAACTAGGTAATCAAATATCGTACTTTTATGCCAAACTAATTTTTGTTTTGGTGACTATGTTGTATGGCTATAAGAATAGCTGACTTACACCTTCcctgtttgatatttttatgtAACATATAGGCATCATCTAGACTTGATTTGTGACTGGGAACCTCTTCTTGCCGGTAGACAACTGTTAAAAGTGCAGAATTTCCACCTTAGGCGGCCTTTCCGAAAGGAAAAAGGTTAGCTGTTTTTCATTATCTTGATAGTAAAGATTTGATTGCAATATACATCCTTGAACGTGAATGTCTCAAACCCAACTATAATGCCTAGGCATTTAACGGTAGTACATAACTTCTTGTTTACAGGGTAGGTTTTACTTTTATAGGTAAATTCAATTAGTTAAAGCTTTTCATAATATTCTTTAGTGTCTCCATGAATGAGTGGTTTTGCACTGTGGCCACTTCTATATTCTCATTGTAAACTTCCAACTAAATGTTCTTCATACATCACTAGTTTCGCACTGGGAGATACCTTGGAAGTGATTTGGTATATTGGATTGAGCTAGGTAGTAACAGTAACTTGGGTTTGAGTCTTTGGCAATGTTGTTAGCTTGTTCATGTGGAGTTACGGTATAGAAGTGTAACAACCAAGGTTTTCACCGGAGAAGTTAAtaaacaataattaattaaggaccCAAATCTTGTACATAAGGTTAAGGCTTGATTGATTCAGTATCTTGCTATCTAGAGTCATAGCAGACAGGTAATTATATCTTTTGCCACTGAGCTCTTCGATGGCGGTTATCCGGCCTATTAAGAAAAGTGTGAATAAAGTGAATACTGGTGATAGGAACAATGAGGTTGGATGAATTGGTATACAAGATTTGGCGAGAAAATGAAGCTCTTTCTCCCAAGGCAGGAATGGCTGCCATTTGACTACAAAATAAAAGGAGATGTTTTAGATGTTATAGCTAAACATAATGTAGAGACACGGATTATCGGTCTGAAAAATAATGAGTGATTCATGTAGTGAAGTAGGAGGCTAAGGAGGCCGAAAATGGCATGATTTAAGGTGATTGGGAATCATTGAGCAGTGAGTTGTTTAAAAAAGGCGAGTGCACTGTAAGCTTTGAGACGAAAGCCACTTCATATAATGGATGGTGCTTAGCATGAGCTTAAGGTTGGGATGAGTAAATCCTCTTGGTGTCAGATCGCATTCTGAATGATTCTTTGAAGCTGTGAAGTCGTAGTTACAGACATTCATTCTTGCTTTTTCAGCTTTGTTTGAGGAATAGCGAGTTTTGTATTTTTGACACTCTTTGGATAAGGTGTTTAACTGTTAATATAACTACTGGTGTGATATATTTGTACTATTAACTTGTTATGTAATTCTTATTTCACAGTTTTTTTGTGTTCTAGCTTATATCTTATTACATTATTGTGTTTTCTTTTCAGAATCTAGTGGTGTAAACATTGAATTGCCGCCTGAACTCTGCAGAGTAATCTTGCCTGCCATATCAGTTGATACTTTGTGCTCCTTTTCCTTTGCTCCATCAATCATGCACCGCATTCAGTGCATGCTTCTTGCTTCCAGACTGAAGAAGATCCTTTTGGACCACTGTGTGGAAAATGTTAACATTCCAGCTATCAAGGTGATTTTATATTTCGTTGTATTTCATGCAATATAGGTCTTATACTGAAATGAAGACTGCAAAGTAAAAATAACAAGAATGCTTTGTTTGTTTCCCACCGAACTCTTGGTTGGCCATTTAGGTTCTCTAGTTGCTTTATTGTGTTGTTGTTCAGCTTTTGTTTTACTTTGTATTACATGTTAGTGTTGCTTCTAGAATAGAAATAAGGTGCAGAAGTTCTGAAGTATCTAAGTTAAACAAGACATCTGTTATTATGATATTTTCTTAAAAGGTGCTATAATAGCAGCCACTATGCCTGATATAGCGGAATCACACTGCATCTATCACGCTTTGTATTTTATAGTGGAATTCAGAGGTTTGGGGTGAAAGTATTCGTGGATGAGATAGCGGCATTGGACCTAATATAGCCCCTGGTCCGTTGTGAGATATTAGTAGTTTCCTCAGGCCCTGAATCTTTAAAAGTCTACTGTCTGGATGATTCCGTCGAGCGGGTCGACTTGCCTCAGGCTCAAATTCTATTCCGTTCTTAACCGATTGGGTAGTTATAGACCGTGGAACAAGATCCTTGTTCCACCCGACTAGGCGACTTCTTGTGGAGCGAATGGGTTTTAACATCAGTATCATTATATAGTTCAGTACTTTGGCTCTAGTTTGAATTTTATTACTAATGAGTCTTGGCAATATAAAATGGTATATTAGTTCTACCAAGTTTGCCGCAACGACACTTTAAAATGTTGATAAGcttataattttcttaataattcCTGCTTAAAATGTGGATAAGGTTATGATTTTCTTAATAATTCCCGCTTTGGGTTTGTAGTGTTTGCTATGACGTCTACTATCCACTATGAAACCTGCCAACTAGTGCATGCTTACTATGCGGCTTTTGCAACCTTTATCTTAAACCTAGGTTAATGCCATTTTGAGACATCTTGTAAACAACATTagtgtttttcttctttttccctcCCTTTGCAAGTAGTAATTTGGTTTAAACATGTCGCTTCTCTATGTTTTATGAGTATTAGCGTGTATTGCAGTTATTGGAAGCATTGACCACTAAGAAATGCCGAGAAGAATATTCATTGGAATCATTAGAAGCACTTGGAGACTCCTTTTTAAAATATGCCTCAAGTCACtatctttttcaaaaatatcaGCATCATCATGAGGGTATTCTCAGCGCTAAGAAGGACAAAATAATATCCAATGCTGCTCTCTGTCGGGTAGGATGTGCCCATGATCTTCCGGTATGACCTCAAAGATTGTATATTCTGCTTTTGCTTAGCAGCTTAATTTGCTGTAGATAGTCATTAGTAGTTGTGTTTTGccttctttctcttctataAGCATCTACTTATTTGGTTGTTTTTTagcttattttcttttgtttccatAGCTTCTGTGTTGATTTTTTATATGACAAGATTCTCTAGCTACTTCCTACTTTTGATGTACTCAAATGTTCCAAAAAATAAACAGCTAGTCATTGAGGCTAACAAGATATGTGACACCTGGAGGGTAACAAACTGCACAAGCCTAAATTTCTGTATCCATATGAAATCACAATGGACCGCcacattttgcaatttttctttattatttggtTAAACCATGATTCTCATTAATTTTCTAGCTACTTCCTACTTTTTATGTATTCAAATGTTCCAAAAAACAAACAGCTAGTCATAGAGGCTAACAAGATATGTGACACCTGGAGAGTAACAAACTGCACAAGCCTAAATTTCTGTATCCATATGAAATCACAATGGAGCGCcacattttgcaatttttctttattatttggtTAAACCAGGATTCtcattaattttctatttttgagttttgactAGCTCTTTTATCAGTGCTTAACTTGCAGATATATTTAATGCGTCTGTATTTCATAGTTTTTCCCATTAGCCTGAAATACTCCACCAAAAGCAACTGTGCAAATCTTGGTTAATGACAtattgttgatatatatatatatatatatatatatatatattggtggcAGGGTTACATACGTGATGAAGAGTTCAATCCGAAGAAGTGGGTTATTCCTGGTTTTCATTATGATTCTAATGATGGAAGCAAAATGTCCTCCTCAaattccaaatatatatatattaggcaAAGGAGGTCCATCAAAAGTAAGAGAGTTGCTGATTCGGTTGAGGCACTTATAGGGGCATACCTTAGTACTGCTGGTGAATCAGCAGCACTCATTTTTATGAAATCGATAGGAATGGAAATAGAGTTTCACAAGCAAATGGTGGTTGAAAAGCCAGTATTAGCGAATCCTGAGATGCTCATTAATGTGAAACAATTGGAGGGAttgctaaattataaattcaacgaTCCCTCACTGTTGGTTGAAGCATTGACGCATGGTTCATATCAGGTGCCAGATATTCCCAGATGCTACCAGGTTTTACTATTGACCTTCTCTTTCCTCTAATCTCCGTGGTTAGGAATTGTAATGTTGTAATTTTTACATTTCAGTAATGGCTATTTTGGTTTTGGTTGTTACATTTGATATTTCTTTCAGAGAAGTTTTTCCCTTTTTCACAAACTAAATaaggaaataaatttatcttGTGGGCGGCAAAACATAATGCAGTATCTCATATTTTGTATGAATATGGCTTGTAGTTTAACTAACAACATCCAATTCAAATACTAGTTTGATTAAGTTTATCATTTCAAAGAACTAATTATCAGAATTATCAGCCTCCCTCTTGCAGTGACAGCAATAACACAACCTTAGTTCCCTATTAGTCTCTACCTTGAATAGGATTATTTTTTCTGTAAAGGGACCTATAGAAGTTACCCAGCCTCCTGAACTACAGTCAAATACCTTTTATTCTTAAATGTTTATCTTTTCTGTTTATGAGTAATATCATCTTAATGAATCACTGAATGCAACTCAATGCTTTAAATGGTCCTTTTTGGGCGAGTTGTTTTTTGGGCGAGTTGTTCTTGCAAAATAGTCACGTGCTTCTTATAAGTATTCATGCTTCACACTTGTGCAGCGGCTTGAGTTTCTTGGGGATGCAGTGCTCGACCATCTCTCCACTGTTTATTTGTTCTATAAATATCCGGGAATAAGTCCGGGACTATTGACTGACCTTAGGTCCGCTTCTGTCAACAACGATTGCTATGCACATGCAGCTGTCAAGGCAGGCTTGCACAAGCACATTCGTCACGCGTCATCGGCATTGCACAGACAAATGACGTTCTACCTCGAAAATTTTGGACAACCTTCTTCAGGTTCGTCGTATGGGTGGGAATCTGGTGTTGCCCTTCCTAAGGTAAGAATGGATGCATTTATATCCTGCAATCTGTTTTCTATAAGCATACTCATTTGTATCCAAGTCATATTTTGAGGTTGGTTTGGTCTTCTTTTTCAAGGAGTAAATTTAGCTTTAGCAGGAGGATGTCAATTTCTTTTGTGTAGGCAAAAGGAACAAACTTCATAGAAATGAAAAACATGACAGCCTGATGAGAAATTTTCTGCTTTTGTAGAATAGATATGGTTAAGAAAACGGCCTTTTTTTGCTTATTGTCTGCTGCTGCCCTTATATTGTATTGTGCATAATAAGTACTGATTTATTTATGGTTGGTAGTTTTCTTGTGCATCTTTTCCTTTTGGATTGCCATCACGTGAATTGCCATCACAACTCTAGCATCAATTGTTGGCTAGCTTTGGTAAATACCTTTTTGGGTATCTTGAATGCCAGACTCCTAGAGTCTGCATTCTGTTTCTGAACGAAGGGGGAGTATAATTTGCTAATATGCAAAAATTGATTAGCTAATTCAAGGTATCATTTTTGTCTCTACCTAGCTGATAACTATAGCTTTTAGTGATCACTAGAATTTTTGAGTCGTGTTGTTGTTAACAACTAGGTGCTTGACCTGCATTTCTTCTATCTTGGTTGGTACCTTGCAATACTGTTTCACTGCAttagtttcttttttgttttattgttttttttattataattgaaGCAGGTTCTTGGGGATGTTATTGAATCACTTGCTGGAGCTATTTATGTTGATTCTGGATGTAACAAAGAAACTGTGTGGACAAGTATCAAATTACTACTGGAACCTATAGTTACCCCTGAAACGATTGAATATCATCCTGTTAGAGAACTGAATGAGCTGTGCTCCCGCAAATCCTACAAGAAGTCATACAGAGTGACACATCAGAATGGTGTAGCATCCATAGTTGCAGAGGTGCAAGCCGATGGGAGTAGCTATACAGCAACACGAACGGGGCCTAACAAGAAAACGGCAAAAAAACTAGCAGCTAAGGCTGTGCTACAGTCCCTTAAGGCGGGCACTTCTCAAACCACGAAGGATGTCAATATAGAAGCGCATCTAAGTTGCATGTGAAATGGGAAACAACATCTTCACTTGGATTAGTACACATAACAAAACTGAGCATGTTGCACACTCAGAGGTGGCACTTTGGGAAGTGATCAGTTTTTGTTACTGATTGCCAACTACTCGAAAACCCTTGTAGAGAATGGGGTGCAGATCTCGACTAATGCAACATTGTAGATAAGGGCACTGTTTTTGCAAATTACGATAGAAGGAGATGTGACTGAGATTAATTTAAGGATAATTGGCAGAGAAATTTCGAATGGCATAATTCATGAACGATGGTTTTGGCAGTCGACCGCGCTTGCATTGTGGAGCTTTGGTAATTGGCACATGCGCAAGTATTAagtgttttggtctttttcctCCTCAGCATGCTGTTGCGCCTCTGCAGATCCTGTAGCTTGTTTGCCGAAATTGTTGACAAAAGCTTTTGGCTTATAAACTATAGGGtttggggtttagggtttggggtttAGGGGATTATGTAACTATTTATTGTCTTTTGGCTTGTGAATTCTGTATGTACCTATGCATTTGATAATATGTATCCctcccaccttttttttttttgttgcaataCTATATTTGCAGATGTTCTAAATAGTCAGTAAATAGTTAGATGTGCTGtgtaaaatcaaaatgataaTTGCGTAGACGACGTGTGCAAATCCTGTGCAGGTGTTGCTCAAACATTTTATGCGCATCATGaatacaatattttttcttttccacacATGTTTGTGCATGTTTTAAACCCTGCAAAACTCGTATCATATCCAACAACCGAGCACTGGATATCTCCTATTCCGTAGGTAACTAAACTAATCTAATACAAAACCCAAGCCAAACTGTGCTAGAATGCTCTAGCTTGGCTTGATTTAATCGGTTTTGGCCAGGGTTTGATGACGAGAAGAGACTCGGGCGGGTTCGTTTTAACATGATACATCAAAAAGGATGGGCATTGAAAAGCATTAAgtcgagaaaaagaaaactttgaGAAATTGTGAGAAACCAAAATAATCTTACATGGAATTAGAAAGATGCTGGGCTTGTATGAAATCAAACCTAAATTGTGAGCTGAGTTGGAGGGCTCACAGCGTGATATGTCGGACACTTTTTGGTGATTTCATATTGCCGAATGAAATCGGACGTCAAAGAATATATCTGAGAAGAAAAATACTCGAACTGATAACATCAGGTGCGACCCATGAAATTGCTATTAAATTATAAGATCTAGCAGTTTCTATGCTTGCATGAAAAAGAGCATGACCGCCAAGTTGGTATTCGGAGAAGATTAGTTAGGTTTGAAACACAAGCATTTTTATAGAGTTGGAGTGCACATATGCAAACAATTGAAGAATGACCACAGGCACAATACTAGGAAACAGGTCATAAATAATATGGCgtctaatataaatttttaagtcaTACATAGATCGAAATATAAAGGGGATCCGTAAATGGTATTAACAGGAAGGATTCACTCTTTCAAAGTTGCCTAATAAAAGACCCCCATACGCCCTAATCGTGCATGTTGTTAGCAATGTTTTTCACCAAGAAGCAGCCCTTCACACTAGAAGCTAATAATTTAACGGGGAGTCTCAACCTGGAACGGCAACATAGGAGAGGTACAAGCACTAGTGCTTGCTCCACTACCTATTGGCTGCTGCTCGGATGCGGCAGCAGCCTTTAGTCCCAACTGCTGTAGCTGATGAACGACATGCGACATCCTGGGCCTCACCGAGGGGACGTGCTGGGTGCAGGCGTATACCAGGTCCACCGCCTTCTGCACCACCCCTACCTCCGGCACATCCTGAATAAGTGGATCAAGAAGCTCCAGATATCTATGAGACTGCGCCAGAGGTGTCGCCCATTCAAATATGGTCTGCCAACCAACAGATTCAACAGCTTGTGCCGGTCGACGGCCGCTGATGATTTCCAAAAGCAGCACCCCAAAGCTATAGACATCACTCTTTGTCGTCAGTTCGTTCCTGTATATGAACTCCGGAGCAAGATATCCGTAAGTCCCAGCCATGACGGTCCTTTCGTGCATCACTTCCCACGGTACAAACTTGGACAGGCCCACCCCCATCAAATGCGACCCAAACTCTTCATCAAGAAGAACGTTGCTAGCACGTATATCCCGGTGTACTACTTGTGGCTTCACCTTGTCATGCAGGAAGCTGCAACAGTTAGTTGTCATCCGGGTTAGTGAAATACATGCCAAGCACTGggagcacaaaaaaaaaaaaaaaaaaaaaaaaaaaaaaaacctctttcTATGGTACTAACCGTGATTTTGGCTGTGTCTATACTTTGCACGTAACAaagtgaaacaaaattgtataaTGAACTGTGCACATTTTGTGTATAGTCTTAAGAGGCAAGCACAATAAACTGTTAATGAATCTCAGAACCTGGTACATGCATACAGTAATGTTAGAGATTTATATATGCACTTGATATATAATTCAAAATGTTGGTTTTCATGTTGCAACTTACTTAGTCCCTCCTGTATAGAGAAACTGACACAAATAATGGGTAAGAGGTTCGTTAAAATAGGCAATGTTCACATAATTCATTTTTACGATTAAACTCTGGACGGGCATCAAGTCtcctaaaattaaacttaaaccAACTCTACTGAAGATTTATCTATCTTATAATGTATAACTGCCGGAAGCAAGTATAAATTCCCAAGAGAGGAACTATTCTATTGACATATAAAAATGCTTTAGGCATCTTCCTTTAAGATGTACATATCAACTTCCAACTTTCAAGTTCACCTTGAGTGAGCGTATACTTACGCAATTCCTTGTGCAAGAGTTGTAGCAACTCTCATTCTCATCGCCCAATCCAAGCTCCGACCACCTCTTGGTATGTGGTGTAGCCATCTATCCAAAGGTCCATTAGCAACAAACTCATAAACGATATACCGGTCACCATGATCATAACAGCAACCTTTCACGGCCACCAGATTAGGATGATGAAGCCTTGCCACTCTTCCAATCTCAGAATAGAACTCTTTTTTCCTCTGCAGGCTTGATCTCTTCAATCTCTTAATTGCGACTCTCGATCCATCTGGCAAGAGCCCGCTATATGTTCCACCTGTCTTGGCATCTCCAATAAGTCGGTTTGCTTCACTAAAGTTCTTCGTAATTGACCTTAGCTCTTCAGTTGTGAAAACTTTCCATGAGGGAGGAACTAATGCAACTGCCGAAGGGCTGGATACCTTGCGCGATCTCTTGCGTTTCTTGCTCCGCCTGTACACGAGGAGCCATATCACAACAGCCAGAGTAGTGGACAGAATCAACCCGCTCACAACTGCTAGAACGATGAAATACTCCTTGTGGCAGTGCTTGTGGTAGCATTTGTTTTCTGTGATGGAGTAAGAGTCGTCAGCGGAAAATAATAAACTGGCAGTTCATGAATGCAGAGGGACATACTGTAAtgtaggggggaaaaaaaaaagttgcttcTCAGAAAAAATGCCAAATAGTGTGATACGAAGAACTAGGGTACCATCTAGAAAAAGGATACCAGAtcaagggggagagcatggcaTGGCAGGTCACATGTACCTTGATTTTTCATGCAGATAAGACCATGGGAAGTATTGCATCTCTCACCAACAAGAGCGACACGAGCATTTGATACCAAAGTACACGAATCATTTATGTTCGCTCTGCATGAAGTACTAGTAGAACAGTTCACACGCAATGACTCCCCAGGAAAAACCGACTTGTTCCAGTGGGAAGCGTCGTCCGACCATTTCCAGCCAACACCAAGAGCAGTAGAGTTGTAGCCACGTCCTCCAACCCAGCAGCCTCCTGCTATGCTAGCAGAGGCGCACAGCGACTGAGCAAAATTTAACTCCTGAGTTGACGTCAGTGCCGCCAAGTGGCCATTCATATCCTGACAGAGTGCTTCAGCCCTGTCCCATGAAAGCGAACTTCCTATGTACATGAAGCACTTGCTCATATCGGGATTGATTCTCCAACCTGCAGTGCATGATGCTGTCCAATGCGGGGTTTAAAAAGATGAAAGAGGTTCAGCATAAAGGCACCCAGAATCATCAAAGGACGCATGGATCTGTTTACTAGATTCGGTACTCATATAATGCATGATCTAAAATGTGTCAGCATATGCAGCGGAAACAGAAtctgataattttaatggcattGCATCCACTGCTTTAATAAAATGCGACGAAGGGTATAACAAAGCGATCAATTTCtcataaatttcaattttcttttcttgaacATTTGCTTAGTTCCTTCGGTTGAAAAGGCACTCAAAACAGAACAGTTAGATTTAACAGAACAGCAGTTGAATTTAGCAAAATCTCCCATTAAGCCGACCGAATTAACATGAACTACAAAGGACTATGTAAACCAATTTATGTTGGtcagatcaaaaaaaaaaaaaaaaaaaaaaaaaaaaaaaaaaaaagctgcaaACTTACACAAAAGATGGTCATAATCTTGTAGGTAAGTGAAGCCCTAGTACGCATACATAGAAAAAGGAAATTGAGAAGTTGAAGGAAGTAGTAGTAAAGCGGGGAACTCACGGGTTTGAGCCCTAacagggagagggaggaggaggaggaggaggaggaggaggaggaggaagaaggagaaggagaaaggaaGGAGACAAAGAGATCgcctcccctc
The nucleotide sequence above comes from Ananas comosus cultivar F153 linkage group 17, ASM154086v1, whole genome shotgun sequence. Encoded proteins:
- the LOC109723222 gene encoding endoribonuclease Dicer homolog 2a isoform X1; translation: MEAGGNGVGEEPQKKMKLMEEEEEPAAAAAGTESPRPDPESYARSYQLEALERAVRQNTIVFLETGSGKTLIAVMLLRAYAHAIRKPSRRIAIFLVPTVVLVSQQARVVEMHTDLKVGKFWGEMGVDFWNAAIWKEKLDQYEVFVMTPQILLDNLRHSFFKLDDIKLLIFDECHRAKGRSPYACILTEFYHRHLNSTPVDLPRIFGMTASPINSKGSDSGVVYSKQIFELETLMDSKVYTVASESELSQYIPFSAVKIKLYQHWDIPSDLYIRVTKRLENLKLKHLQGLGDVMLSSAAEESARKRISRLHATFIYCLSHLGLWLAAKAAESLSRKETYLFFWGEKKDELGENTVRLFSQAVFEVLSEYVSKDRCIGDDFKADIAAGLITTKVHCLVQSLIEYRTVHDLRCILFVERVITAIVLQSLLCNISQLSGWGIQYIAGNNSGLQSQSRNEQMKIVDAFRSAKVNIIVATQVLEEGLDVPSCKLVVRFDPSTTVCSFIQSRGRARMRNSDYLLIVDRSYLSWPIVPTRYWHDTTPVPMAQLKTPYFSNNADSANLSKLASFLKSGDIMREESLKLAATRCKPLDTPMFKEEYYRVKTTGAIVTLSSSVALIYFYCAKLPSDGYFKPSPRFVIEESGVCTLYLPKGCPIETIHAEGERNLLKQIVCLEACKKLHEIGALTDYLLPECVVQSDDGDQDTAIESYRDDQPDYFPGELIDSWFAFLGLGLYHCYKIMFDQSSCVDAAFRDMILVVKSDLGSDFVNTSFNLEGIRDSLTVNLKYIGVIHLSREQVTMAKRFQTTVLSVLIHHDVAKLNNISDCLPKELPSTEVVYLLLPLIAGKVDWPCIKSAVFSAGTVGSQDTMSCCCRIGVARFVQTIDGHMCSCQLQNSLVYTPHNHHFYCVTGILNDLNANSHLKLKCGDVLTYKNYYKTRHHLDLICDWEPLLAGRQLLKVQNFHLRRPFRKEKESSGVNIELPPELCRVILPAISVDTLCSFSFAPSIMHRIQCMLLASRLKKILLDHCVENVNIPAIKLLEALTTKKCREEYSLESLEALGDSFLKYASSHYLFQKYQHHHEGILSAKKDKIISNAALCRVGCAHDLPGYIRDEEFNPKKWVIPGFHYDSNDGSKMSSSNSKYIYIRQRRSIKSKRVADSVEALIGAYLSTAGESAALIFMKSIGMEIEFHKQMVVEKPVLANPEMLINVKQLEGLLNYKFNDPSLLVEALTHGSYQVPDIPRCYQRLEFLGDAVLDHLSTVYLFYKYPGISPGLLTDLRSASVNNDCYAHAAVKAGLHKHIRHASSALHRQMTFYLENFGQPSSGSSYGWESGVALPKVLGDVIESLAGAIYVDSGCNKETVWTSIKLLLEPIVTPETIEYHPVRELNELCSRKSYKKSYRVTHQNGVASIVAEVQADGSSYTATRTGPNKKTAKKLAAKAVLQSLKAGTSQTTKDVNIEAHLSCM
- the LOC109723222 gene encoding endoribonuclease Dicer homolog 2a isoform X2 → MEAGGNGVGEEPQKKMKLMEEEEEPAAAAAGTESPRPDPESYARSYQLEALERAVRQNTIVFLETGSGKTLIAVMLLRAYAHAIRKPSRRIAIFLVPTVVLVSQQARVVEMHTDLKVGKFWGEMGVDFWNAAIWKEKLDQYEVFVMTPQILLDNLRHSFFKLDDIKLLIFDECHRAKGRSPYACILTEFYHRHLNSTPVDLPRIFGMTASPINSKGSDSGVVYSKQIFELETLMDSKVYTVASESELSQYIPFSAVKIKLYQHWDIPSDLYIRVTKRLENLKLKHLQGLGDVMLSSAAEESARKRISRLHATFIYCLSHLGLWLAAKAAESLSRKETYLFFWGEKKDELGENTVRLFSQAVFEVLSEYVSKDRCIGDDFKADIAAGLITTKVHCLVQSLIEYRTVHDLRCILFVERVITAIVLQSLLCNISQLSGWGIQYIAGNNSGLQSQSRNEQMKIVDAFRSAKVNIIVATQVLEEGLDVPSCKLVVRFDPSTTVCSFIQSRGRARMRNSDYLLIVDRADSANLSKLASFLKSGDIMREESLKLAATRCKPLDTPMFKEEYYRVKTTGAIVTLSSSVALIYFYCAKLPSDGYFKPSPRFVIEESGVCTLYLPKGCPIETIHAEGERNLLKQIVCLEACKKLHEIGALTDYLLPECVVQSDDGDQDTAIESYRDDQPDYFPGELIDSWFAFLGLGLYHCYKIMFDQSSCVDAAFRDMILVVKSDLGSDFVNTSFNLEGIRDSLTVNLKYIGVIHLSREQVTMAKRFQTTVLSVLIHHDVAKLNNISDCLPKELPSTEVVYLLLPLIAGKVDWPCIKSAVFSAGTVGSQDTMSCCCRIGVARFVQTIDGHMCSCQLQNSLVYTPHNHHFYCVTGILNDLNANSHLKLKCGDVLTYKNYYKTRHHLDLICDWEPLLAGRQLLKVQNFHLRRPFRKEKESSGVNIELPPELCRVILPAISVDTLCSFSFAPSIMHRIQCMLLASRLKKILLDHCVENVNIPAIKLLEALTTKKCREEYSLESLEALGDSFLKYASSHYLFQKYQHHHEGILSAKKDKIISNAALCRVGCAHDLPGYIRDEEFNPKKWVIPGFHYDSNDGSKMSSSNSKYIYIRQRRSIKSKRVADSVEALIGAYLSTAGESAALIFMKSIGMEIEFHKQMVVEKPVLANPEMLINVKQLEGLLNYKFNDPSLLVEALTHGSYQVPDIPRCYQRLEFLGDAVLDHLSTVYLFYKYPGISPGLLTDLRSASVNNDCYAHAAVKAGLHKHIRHASSALHRQMTFYLENFGQPSSGSSYGWESGVALPKVLGDVIESLAGAIYVDSGCNKETVWTSIKLLLEPIVTPETIEYHPVRELNELCSRKSYKKSYRVTHQNGVASIVAEVQADGSSYTATRTGPNKKTAKKLAAKAVLQSLKAGTSQTTKDVNIEAHLSCM
- the LOC109723223 gene encoding C-type lectin receptor-like tyrosine-protein kinase At1g52310, with amino-acid sequence MAEDNGEEEEGRRSLCLLPFSFSFFLLLLLLLLLLLPLPVRAQTPSCTAGWRINPDMSKCFMYIGSSLSWDRAEALCQDMNGHLAALTSTQELNFAQSLCASASIAGGCWVGGRGYNSTALGVGWKWSDDASHWNKSVFPGESLRVNCSTSTSCRANINDSCTLVSNARVALVGERCNTSHGLICMKNQENKCYHKHCHKEYFIVLAVVSGLILSTTLAVVIWLLVYRRSKKRKRSRKVSSPSAVALVPPSWKVFTTEELRSITKNFSEANRLIGDAKTGGTYSGLLPDGSRVAIKRLKRSSLQRKKEFYSEIGRVARLHHPNLVAVKGCCYDHGDRYIVYEFVANGPLDRWLHHIPRGGRSLDWAMRMRVATTLAQGIAFLHDKVKPQVVHRDIRASNVLLDEEFGSHLMGVGLSKFVPWEVMHERTVMAGTYGYLAPEFIYRNELTTKSDVYSFGVLLLEIISGRRPAQAVESVGWQTIFEWATPLAQSHRYLELLDPLIQDVPEVGVVQKAVDLVYACTQHVPSVRPRMSHVVHQLQQLGLKAAAASEQQPIGSGASTSACTSPMLPFQVETPR